The DNA window TACGCTGATTGAGCTGCAGGTGCCGCCGAGCGATGGTGCGCAGACGCTGCAGCATCTGGTGCAACAGATGACGGAGCAATGATGCTGGCGACAAAAGTATTGCAACAGGGCGAAGCCGATCGCCCATGGCTAATCTGGTTACACGGCCTGTTGGGCAATAATAATGAATGGCGAGTGATCGCTTCGCGTTGTCCTGAATGGCCGTCGTTGGCCATAGATCTGCCCGGCCACGGCGATTCCGTTGCGGTCGTCTGCACGAGTTTTGACGATATCAGCGCGCAGATCAGCGCTACTTTACAGATGCATGGCATCGAACGCTATTGGCTGGTGGGGTATTCGCTGGGCGGACGTATTGCCATGTATCACGCCTGTCACGGTGAACCCCGGGGCCTGCAGGGCGTGATTATCGAAGGTGGCAATCCAGGGCTGGCCGATGCCGCACAGCGCGAACAGCGCTTGGCGCATGATACGGCCTGGGCTGAGCGTTTCCGCCGAGAACCCCTCGCTCAGGTGCTGGCGGACTGGTATCAACAGCCGGTGTTCGCCAATCTCAGTGCGGTGCACCGTGATGCGCTGATCGATGCCCGTTCTGACAACGCTGGCGCGGCCGTGGCGGACATGCTCGAAGCCACTTCTCTGGGCAGGCAGCCCTATCTGGCGCCTCAGCTGCAACAACTGGCGGTGCCGCTGGTGGTGTTA is part of the Serratia quinivorans genome and encodes:
- the menH gene encoding 2-succinyl-6-hydroxy-2,4-cyclohexadiene-1-carboxylate synthase, which codes for MLATKVLQQGEADRPWLIWLHGLLGNNNEWRVIASRCPEWPSLAIDLPGHGDSVAVVCTSFDDISAQISATLQMHGIERYWLVGYSLGGRIAMYHACHGEPRGLQGVIIEGGNPGLADAAQREQRLAHDTAWAERFRREPLAQVLADWYQQPVFANLSAVHRDALIDARSDNAGAAVADMLEATSLGRQPYLAPQLQQLAVPLVVLCGADDHKFQQLTRDAGLPLRIVPQAGHNSHLANPQAFAAELRNFLVNPG